Part of the Streptomyces antimycoticus genome, GCCGTCTGCGCCGCCCGCGCCGCGCGCCGCGACAGTCCGCGGTGGCGCACCGGTTCCCGGTGGGCCTGTGCCTCGCTCTGCTCCCAGGCCGCCCGCGCCGCGCGGGCGTCCAGCAGGGCGTCCCGCACCTGGCGGGGGCGGCGGTCGGCGGGGCGGGCGTAGGCGTCGAAGACGGCGGTGGCGAAGGAGCCGTTCGCGGCCAGCCAGTCCGCGAGCCGGTCCCGCAGCCGCGGTGTCTCCCAGGCGGGGAAGACCGCGTACGCCACCATCGCCAGCACCCCGCCGAGCAGGGTCAGCGCCACCCGCGCCTGCACGGTCTGCCCCCATGCCTCGCCCGCGATGCTGAGCAGGAAGACCACATACGCGCTCACGCACGCGGAGGTCACGATGAAACCGGTGCGCAGCAACAGGTACATCGCCAGGACGCACACCACGGCCAGCCCGGCGCTCAGATAGGAGCCGGGATGGACCAGTGCCACCACCCCGCCGCCAACCAGCACACCCGCCAGGGTGCCCAGGAAGCGGGCGACGCCGCGGGAGTACGTCTGGGCGAAGTCCGGCCGCAGAACCATCGTGGAGGTCAGGGGGGCCCAGTAGGAGTGCCCCAGCGGCAGGGCCGTGCTCAGCAGATAGCCGCTGACGTCGACCGCGCACAGGCGCACCGCGTGGCGCAGCACCGGCGAGGACCAGCGGGCCTCGCGGCGGATGGCGCGCAGCGCCATGGCCACGGCGCCCGTGATACCGGGGCGGGGCCGGAAGCGGTGGACCGTGCGGCCTTCCGGGGACACCTCCTCCACCGGCTCATCGGACGCCTCCACCACGTCCGCCACCAGCGAGAAGAGCCGCAGCGCGGCACGGCGGGCGGCACCGCTCAGCTTCGGCCCGTCCTCCGGCATCCGCAGGACGGACATGGCCTCGGAGGGCACCCGCACCGGTGTGCCGTGGCGGATGGCGTGGGCCACCGCGTCCAGCACGGTGCCCGTGGCGGCCAGCAGTTCCCGCACCCGGTCGCGCTCGGGCCCCTCCTCGGGGGCGCCGACCACCGGGTCGGCGAGCGAGGCGAGCACCGGGCGGATCCGCTCGGCCAGCAGCCGGTAGCCGCGTAGCTGCCTAGGGCGCCGCCGGGCCTGACGCGGGGTCAGGGCGGCGGCGCTGCGGGCCTCCATCAGCGGCTTGGGGTCGAAGTGCGCCACCGGTTCGTAGCGCAGCTTGCGGGCATAGTCCGCGACGGCGGCGAGCGCGTCCGCGAGGGCGTCGCGCTGCACGCCCCACGGGCGGACCGGAAAGAGCACGATCAGCGCGGCCTGCACCACGCCGCCGAGCCCGACCAGCAGGGCGTGCCCCAGCGCGCCCAGGGTCGAGGTCGGCAGGGTGACCGTGATCAGCATGACGGCCACCATCTGGGTGGAGACCAGCCCGGAGACCGGGCCGACCGCCCACGACATGCCCGTCATCAGCGTCCATACGGCGAGCATGAGGACGAAGGTGAGGGTGTGGGTGGCGGCCAGATAGCCGAGGAAGGTGCTCACCGCGAGACCGGTCGCGGCGGCCAGCGCCAGCCAGGGACGGGGGCGCCAACTGCGCTGGAAGGTGGCGATCCCGGCGGAGAAGGCACCGAAGGCCGCCGAGACGGCGAGCGTCGGCGAGCCGAGCCACAGCGCCATCCCGACGACGAGCGCGACCCCGCATGCGGCACGGACCGCGACGAGCGGCTCCGTCCTGGTGCGCTCGATCGCAAGGCCGGTCCGGGCGGTCTCCTTCAACGCGTGCGACCAGGTCATGCGGCGAGACTACGGGGTGGCCCCGGGAGAACTGAACCAACCGTTCCGCTCTGGATTCCCCCGGGTCCGGCCCCTGGCGGGGATCAGTCCCCGGGCTCGCAGTCCACCTGGAGGAGCTGGAGCGGCCGGCTGCCGTCGAGGTCCACATAGGCGGTGAAGGTGCGGGTCGTCGGCTCCTGGCCCCAGCGGGTGGTGATGGTCGCCCAGCCGACCCGCGCGGACTGGGCCGTGGTCACCTCGCCGACCTCGATGTCCCTCGGCTCGTTCTGCGCGCACAGCAGCAGGTCGTAGCCGGGCGTCTGGGCGGCCTGCTCCTTGAGCTGGTCCGAGACCAGGTGCTCCCGCTCCCAGGCGCGCGGGCCGTGGTTTCCGTAGAAGCCCTCCAGGAAGTGGTGGATCTCCTCGGCGGTGTAGCGGCCGTTCGGGTCGGTCTGCGCGGCGGCCGAGGCGGGCGACCCGGCGGCCAGCGCGAATCCGAGGCCGAGCGCGGCCACACAGCCGCCGGCCACCGCGGCGCGGGAGCGAAGCGAGCGCATCACAACAGACATGACAAATCCCCCTGTATATGGTCTTGCATTGATGATTCGCCCCTTATGCGGGCGAGCACCCAAGAAGACCCTTCAGCCCCGCGAATGGTTGCCTCAACTGTCCCTGGGACATGAGAACTTCCCCTGCGGCCCCCAGTGCGTGGCCCGCCCGGCCGGATTCTGGGTGAACGCGCCGCAGTACAGCACCGGCTCCGAGCCCCGGTCGGTGTGGTGCAGGATCACCAGCGGCTTGTCCCGGGGCACCGAGCGGCCCCGCCCGACGTCCAGATAGCCGCTGGCGCCCTGTTTCCGGATGCCGTTGTCGAGGCCGATCTGCACATTGGAGCGCTCCACGTTGTCGGTGCTGCGGAAGGCCCGGTTGGCCGCCTCCGCCATCAACTGCATCGCGTCGTACGCCAGGGCGGCCCGTCCGTCGTCGCGCCACAGGTCATGGGCTCCGAAGTCCCTGGCGTAGTCGGCGTTGAACTTCTTGGCGATATCGCTCAGCCGCGGATGGCCCGCGGGCAGCACATGGACGGTGTGGTACAGCCGCAGCCAGGGCCGGTCCGCGTACGCACCGGCGAGGGCGGCGGTGGTGAGGTCATTGCCGCCGAGCACCGTCAGCTTTCTGCCCTCGCACGCGGTGTTGTCCCCGAAGTCGTCGAGGAACGCGCTGAACTGGAGGGCGCGGGAGGCCCAGTAGACGACCGTACGGGGGTTGGCGATGACCCGCTCGCACACCGCGTCGGCCAGCTCCCCGATGCTGTCCTTACGGGCGGCACCGTCCTGCCCCGGCCCCGGGGTGACACCACCGGACCGGCCGCCGGGGGTGTACTCCAGGGTGAACGGCCGGGCGCCGAACCGCTCGGCGAACAGCGTCCCGATCTCATCGCTGTACAGATCCCGGGGGTCCTTGACGACCACGGCGGCGCGGGCCGGGGAGCAGCTCCCGGTGCCGTCGTCCATGATGTTGCCCCGGCGGGCGAACTCGGCCTCGACCGCGGCCTCACGGCTGTCGGTGGGCGCCACCCTGCGGTAGTACCCGTCCACCTGCATCAGATCCGCCGTGGCCGTGGTGCCGATGACCGGGATCCGCGCGCCGCCCAGGATCCGCACGGCCTCCTGGGTTTGCTTCAGGCTCTTGGAGAAGCCCACCACGCCGATGATCCCGGAGCCCTTCTTCCGGGCGTCCTCGGCGATCTGGCGGGCGATACGAGGCGCGTTGGCGAAGTCGTCCCCCGCATTACGGCTGTCGATGCGCAGCCACACCTTCTGGGAGTCGTTGCGCGCCTCGTCGTTCAGCGCGCGCTGGGCCAGTGCGATACCGCGCAGCTCGGGCACGGCCGCGTTGTACCGCTGCCCCTGCGGGTCGGCGGCCACGTCCGAGCCGATGTGCACCACCGTACGGGCGGTGCCGTCGCCGTCCCCGACCTCGCGGCCCACCCGTGCGTTCTCCTCGCGGATCAGCCGCCGGGCGTCCTCGTACTGCTTCCGGGGCGAGTCCGCGCTCAGCTCGGGCCGGCCCGCGACGACCTCGCTGGGCGCCCCGCCCAGACAGCCGCGGTCCGGCTCGTCCGTGACCCGGTCCAGCAGCCATACGCCCGGGGCGCTGAGCAGGGCCGCCACCACCACCCCGGTCAGGGTCAGCTCCGCGGCCGGGCCCAGCCGGAAGGTGCGCGGCGAGACAGGGTCGAGGTCCAGCCCCTCCGACTCCGGCACGGGCGCGGGCAGCGCGGCCCGCAGCGGCCGGGGCGCCCGCGACGGCATCCCGCTCGCACCGCGCAGCCTGGCGGCCGCCCGGCCCAGCCCGCCGCTCTCCCCCGCGGCCGCCCCGCCCGCCGGGGAGACGGCCACCCCGCCCGCCGGGGAGGCGCCCGCCCCGCCCGCCCGGGACACGCCCGCCCCGTCCGCCGGGGAGACGGCCACCACCACGACCGCCGCACACCGGGTGTCCCGAGCGGCCTCCGCGTACCGCTCCAGGAAGCGGTCCCCGGCCGCCGCGCCGGCGGCGTCCTCGGGCAGCTCCAGCAGAAAGACACACCGGGTGCGCCGCCGGCGCCGCCAGGGCGAGATCCGGCCCGGCCGGGCCGCGCGCCGCAGATCCGCCAGCAGCGCGTGCAGCAGCAGCTCCTCCCACCGGCCGACCGCCGCCTCCGGGTCGCGTCCGCGCTCGGCGCGCAGCAGCCGCGCGGCGTTCTCGAAGAAGTCCTCGGCGGTGCGGCCATGGCTGATGCGCCGCCAGTCGGCGTACCAGCCGCGCCGGGTGGAGCGCAGCAGCAGGCGGGTGCGGCGCCGCCCCCACCACCAGCGCGGCAGCAGCTGGAAGAGGGGGCGCATCAGCAGCCGGCGCAGCTCCGCGATCCAGCCCGGGCCCGCCGTGCCGCCCTCGGCGCTTTCGCCGCCGAGTGTCCATAACGCCCGCAGCAGCGGCCCTCGTGCGATCCGCTGGGCATAGCAGTGGTCGCGCAGCGCGCGGCCATCCGGCTCGGGGGCCCGCGGGTCCAGCGCCTGCTCGACGATGTCCCGCGTCAGGAAGAAGTCGGTGAGCCGCAGGCGGCCGGTGCGGCGGGGCACATCGACGCACAGCTCGCGGCCGAGGTCGAGCGTCAGCGGCCGCCGCCCGGCGGCGTCGCGGATCTCATCGGGGCCGAGCGCCGCGTACGGCACCCGCTTGGCGCCGTCGGGATAGAGCATCCGGCGCAGCCCCCGCATCGCCTGATGGGTGTGGGCCGCCGCCCGCTCGCCGTCGGCGAGCAGCAGCACGGGCGGCAGCAGATCCCGCCCCTTGGCCTTGCGGTCCCGAGGCACCACGGCGCCCTTGAGCGCCTCGATGAACTCCTCGGCCCCTTCTCCCTCCATGAACCCAGGCACGTGGCCACCCCCGATGTCCCCCGTTTTCTCCGTGGGCCTGGGATCCCCGGCCCCCACGACGGCGAAACCCCCTGCCGGACCGGGTCCGGCAGGGGGCGGGGGAAACCACTCAAACGTGCGAATCACGCGTCACATACGCCTCAGCGGTTCTCCGTATGGACCTCAGTGGTTCGTCACATACGCCTCAGTGGTTCTTCGGGAACCCGAGGTTGATGCCGACCTCCTCCGACGGCTCCGGCCAGCGGGTGGTGACGACCTTGCCGCGGGTGTAGAAGTGCACCCCGTCGTTGCCGTAGATGTGGTGGTCGCCGAAGAGCGAGTCCTTCCAGCCGCCGAAGGAGTGGTAGCCCACCGGCACCGGAATCGGCACATTGACGCCGACCATGCCCGCCTCCACCTCCAGCTGGAAGCGACGGGCGGCACCGCCGTCGCGGGTGAAGATGGCCGTGCCATTGCCCCAGTTGGAGCTGTTGATCAGCTCGATGGCCTCGTCGTAGGTCTCGGCGCGCACCACACACAGCACCGGGCCGAAGATCTCGTCACGGTAGGCGTCGGCCGTCGGCGGGACCTTGTCCAGCAGCGAGACGCCGATGAAGAAGCCGTCAGCACATTCAGGGTGTCCCTCGACGGTGTACCCCGTGCCGTCCACGACCACCTCGGCGCCCTGGGCCGCGGCCCCGTGCACATAACCGGCGACCTTGTCGCGGTGCTCCTTGGTGATCAGCGGACCCATCTCGGAGGCCGGGTCGTTCCCGGGGCCGATGCGCAGCTTGGCGGCCCGGTCGGCGATCTTCTTCACCAGATCGTCGCCGATGTCGCCGACCGCGACGACGACGGAGACCGCCATGCAGCGCTCACCGGCCGAGCCGTAGGCCGCGTTGATGGCGTTGTCCGCGGCGAAGTCCAGATCCGCGTCGGGCAGCACCAGCATGTGGTTCTTGGCGCCGCCGAGCGCCTGCACCCGCTTGCCGTGCTCGATGGCCTTGGACTGGATGTACTTGGCGATCGGCGTGGAGCCGACGAAGCTGACGGCCGCGATGTCCGGGTGCTCCAGCAGCCGGTCGACGGCCACCTTGTCGCCGTGGACGACATTGAGCACCCCGTCCGGCAGCCCCGCCTCGGTGGCCAGCTCGGCCAGCCGGCGGGAGGCCGAGGGGTCCTTCTCGCTGGGCTTGAGGACGAAGGTGTTACCGCAGGCGATGGCCACCGGGAACATCCACATCGGCACCATCGCCGGGAAGTTGAACGGCGTGATGCCCGCGACCACCCCGAGCGGCTGGCGGATCGAGGACACATCGACCCCGGTGGAGACCTGGGTGGACAGCTCGCCCTTCAGCTTCTCGGCGATCCCGCAGGCCAGCTCCACGATCTCCAGACCACGGGCCACCTCGCCGAGCGCGTCCGAGTGGACCTTGCCGTGCTCGGCGGTGATCAGCTCGGCGATCTCGTCGCGGTTTGCGTCCAGCAGCTCGCGGTACTTGTAGAGGATCGCGGTGCGCTTGGACAGGGACACCGTGCCCCAGGAGCGGAACGCCTCCTTGGCCGCGGCCACGGCCGCGTCGACCTCTTCCACGGAGGCCAGGGCGACCTGGGTGTCCTGAGCGCCGGTGGCGGGGTTGTAGACCGGGCCGTACGCGCCGGTCGCGCCCTCGACGGTCTTTCCGCCGATCCAGTGGTTGACGGTCTTCATGGGTGCGGAGCCTTTCTCTCGAACAACGTCAGAAACGTCAGAGGTGGCGGCGGCGTGCGGCGGCCTGCCGGTCGTAGTCCTCGCGGGCCTTCACGGCGGCCGGACGGGTCGCGGTCTGGGCGACAGGCACATCCCACCACGCCTGTGCCTCGGGTGCGCCGGACACTGTGTCGGCCGTTTCGGTCTCCACATAGACACATGTGGGCCGGTCCGAGGCGCGCGCCGCGGCCAGCGCCTCGCGCAGCTCGCCCACGCTCTCGGCGCGCAGCACGTCCATGCCCAGCGAGGCGGCGTTGGCGGCCAGATCGACCGGGAGCGGATCGCCGGTGTACTGCCCGTCGGGCGCCCGGTAGCGGTAGGCGGTGCCGAAGCGCTCGGCGCCGGTGGTCTCCGAAAGACCGCCGATCGAGGCGTAGCCGTGGTTCTGGAACAGCACGACGTTGATGTTGATGCCCTCCTGGACCGCGGTGACGATCTCGGTGGGCATCATCAGATACGTACCGTCGCCGACCAGCGCCCACACCGGGGTGGCGGGCGCCGCGAGCCGTACGCCGATGGCACCGGGGATCTCGTAGCCCATGCAGGAGTAGCCGTATTCGAGGTGGTACTGGCGCGGGGAGCGGGCGCGCCACAGCTTGTGGAGGTCGCCCGGCAGCGAACCCGCCGCGTTGATCACCACATCCTCGTCGCCGACGACCGCGTCCAGCGCGCCCAGCACCTGGGTCTGGGACGGGCGGGCGCCCTCGTCCCCGGCGGCGTACGCGGCGTCCACCCGGCGCTCCCACGCGGCCTTGCCGGTGCGGTACTCGGCCTCGTACGTCTCCTCGACCCGGTGCCCTGCCAGCTCGGCGGTGAGCGCTTCGAGCGCGGCGCGTGCGTCGGCGACCACGGTGGTGGCGCCCAGCTTGTGGGCGTCGAACGGCGTGATGTTGAGGTTGAGGAAGCGCACGGCCGGGTCCGCGAACAGGGTCGCGGAGGCGGTGGTGAAGTCGCTGTAGCGGGTGCCCACGCCGATGACCAGGTCGGCGGTGCGGGCGAGGTCGTCCGCGACGGCGGTGCCGGTGTGGCCGATCCCGCCGATGTCGGCGGGGTGGTCGTAGCGCAGCGAGCCCTTGCCGGCCTGGGTGGAGGCCACCGGGATGCCGGTCGCGTCGACGAGCGCGCGCAGGGCGTCCTCGGCCTCGCTGTGGTGGATCCCGCCGCCCGCGACGATCAGCGGCCGGCGGGCGGCCCGGATCGTCCGCGCGGCGGCGGCCACCTCGGCCGCCTCGGGGGCGGGGCGGCGGACATGCCAGACCCGGTCGGCGAAGAACTCCTCGGGCCAGTCGAACGCCTCGGCCTGGACGTCCTGCGGCAGGGCCAGGGTGACGGCGCCGGTCTCGGCCGGGTCGGCCAGTACCCGCATGGCCTGCAGCGCGGCCGGGATCAGCGCCTCGGGGCGCATCACCCGGTCGAAGTAGCGGGAGACCGGGCGCAGCGCGTCGTTCACCGAGATGTCGCCCGCGTACGGGACTTCGAGCTGCTGCAGCACCGGATCGGCGGGCCGGGTGGCGAAGATGTCGCCGGGCAGCAGCAGCACCGGCAGCCGGTTGACGGTGGCGAGCGCCGCGCCGGTGACGAGGTTGGTGGCGCCGGGGCCGATGGAGGTGGTGACGGCCTGGGCGGCGAGCCGGTTGTTCTGGCGGGCGTAGCCGACCGCGGCGTGCACCATCGCCTGCTCGTTACGGCCCTGGAGATACGGCATGGTGTCCGGCCCGGACTCCAGCAGCGCCTGGCCTAGCCCGGCCACATTGCCGTGGCCGAAGATGCCCCAGGTGGCGTTGATCAGGCGCTGCCGCCGCCCGTCGCGCTCGGTGTACTGGTGGGCCAGGAACTCCACCAGCGCCTGGGCGACGGTCAGGCGGCGCACTGCCGAAGCGGTCATCGTGGGTCTCCAGCGGGTGCGGAATCGGGTGCTTGATCGGGGGCTTGATACAAGGGCAGACGGGGGTCGACGGGCTGGTCCGGCCAGGTGGAGCGGATCCAGGCGTGGTCCGGGTGGTCGCAGATGAGCCAGGCCCGCTCCTCCTCGGGGCCCGCCATGACGTTGAGGTAGTACATGTCATGGCCGGGGGCGGCGATGGAGGGGCCGTGCCAGCCGTCGGGGATCAGAACGGTGTCCCCGGAGCGGACCTCGGCGAGGACGTCGGTGCCGCGGCCGTGGCCCGACGGGGAGACCCGCTGATAGCCGATGCCCTCGTTGCCGTGGGCCTCGGCGATCTCGAAGTAGTAGATCTCCTCCAGCTCGCTCTCCTCACCGGGGCGGCACTGGTCGTGCTTGTGCGGCGGGTACGAGGACCAGTTGCCGCCCGGGGTGAGCACCTCGACGGCGATGAGCTTGTCGCATTCGAAACTGCCACCTGACTTTCCGCCTCCGGCGGGGGCGGCCGCAGCGAAGTTGTTCACCTGGCGCGAGCAGTTACCGCTGCCGCGCAGCTCGACGGGGACGGCGGAGGCCGGTCCGTAGCGCGCGGGCAGCCGCCGCTCGCAGCGGGCGCCGGTGAGCGCGAAGCGGCCGCCCGCCCCGCTGGCGATCTGGGCGTGGGAGTCGCGCGGCAGGTAGACGAAGTCGCTCACCCCGCTGAACACGCTCTCCCGGCCGTGCAGTTCGAAGGCCTCGCCCTCGGCGATCACGGTGCAGCCGCCGCTCAGCGGCAGCACGATCCACTCGCTGTCACCGGTGGCCAGGGAGTGCGAACCGCCGGGCGGCAGTTCGAGGACCCGCAGGCTGGAGTAGCCCCAGCCGGCCCGCTCGGGGGTGATGTCCACGACGTAGGGGCCGTCGGCCGCCTTGCCGGCCTGCACATGGAAGCCGGGGAACGGATCAGTGGTGGTCATGGCGTGAAGTCTCTGCCTTCCGTAGCGTCACGTCTCGTAGCGTCACGTCTCATAGCTCACGTTTCGCAGCGTCACGTCTCGTAGCTCACGTCTCGTAGCTCACGTTTCGCAGCGTCACAACAGGCCGACGGCCGTGTCCACGGCGGTCTCGACGCTGCCCTCCGCCGGATAGAGCAGCGAGCGCCCGACGACCAGCCCCTGCACGGTCGGCAGACCCAGCGCCTTGCGCCACTTCTCGTACGCCTCCTCCTGGTCCTGCGGAGACTTGCCCACGTCGCCGCCGAGCAACACCGCCGGCAGGGTGCTCGTCTCCATCACCGTCGCCATCTCGTCGGCGTCGTCGGTGACCGGCACCTTCAGCCAGGTGTAGGCGGAGGTTCCGGCGAGGCCGGAGGCGATGGCTATGGACTTGGTGACGGCCTCGGCGCTCAGATCGTTGACGACCTTTCCGCCCGTGCGCCGGGAGATGAACGGCTCGACGAAGACGGGCAGCCGCCGCTCGGCCATCTCGTCGATGGCGCGCGCCGTGCTGACCATGGTGGTCAGCGAACCGGCGTCGTCGTAGTCGATGCGCAGCAGCAGCTTGCCGGCGTCGAAGCGCAGCCGGGTCAGGTCCTGGGGGCGGTGCCCGGTGAACCGGTCGTCGAGCTCGAACGAGGCCCCGGCGAGACCGCCACGGTTCATCGAGCCCATGACGACCTTGCCCTCGAGGGCGCCGAGCAGCAGCAGGTCCTCGAGGATGTCGGCGGTGGCGAGCACCCCGTCGACCCCGGGACGGGACAGCGCCACGCACAGCCGCTCCAGCAGATCGACCCGGTTGGCCATGGCCAGCTTGTGGCCACCGACGGCGAGGGCGCCGCGCGCCGGGTGATCGGCGGCCACGATCATCAGACGGCCGCTGTCACCGATGAGGGGGCGGCGGACCCGGCGGTCGGCCGCCTCGGCGATGGCCTCCGGGTGGCGGCTCCGCACCGTCACAAGGTCCGAGACGCTGATACTCAAGGTGTTGCTCCTCCTTTTCGAGGCTCGGTTCGCCTCCGGGGCGCTCCAGCCTCCCCCAGCTACCGCTGGGAGGTGCCCCCTGTCGACGGTCGACCGTGCTCGGTCGACCGTTCCTCGCTCCCTGCGCGCGCTCTCCCTTACGACAGCGACGCGCCCCTTCGGCTCGCCCCCGGCTACCGCTGGGAGGTACCCCCAGCCGGTTGACGGGGACACCCCCGTAACGATGGGCACCCATCGGCCTTGCCGCTGGGCCCTGGGTCAGCCCCCACCCAGCAGGGCCTCGACCTCCGCTTCCGTGGGCATCGCGGAGGAGCAGGCGAGGCGGGACGCGACGATGGCGCCCGCCGCGTTGGCGTACCGCATGACACGCTCCAGGGGCCGGCCCGAGAGCAGCCCGTGGCACAGGGCGCCGCCGAACGCGTCGCCCGCGCCGAGTCCGTTGACCACCTCGACCGGGACGGGCGGGACCTCCGCGGTGGTTCCGTCGCGGTGCACGGCGAGCACCCCGCGCGGGCCCTGTTTGACGATGGCGAGCTCCACGCCCGCGTCCAGCAGAGCCTGCGCGCAGGCTTTGGGCTCGCGCGCACCGGTGGCGATCTCGCATTCGTCCACGTTGCCGACGGCGACGGTCGCATGGCGCAGCGCCTCGGCGTAGAAGGGCCGGGCGGTCTCCGGGTCGGCCCAGAACATCGGCCGCCAGTCGAGGTCGAAGACGGTGGTGCCGCTCTTGGCGCGGGCGGCGAGCGCGGCGAGGGTGCTGGTGCGGCTGGGCTCCTCGCTGAGCCCAGTGCCGGTCATCCAGAAGATCCGGGTGGCGCGGATGGCGTCGAGGTCCAGCTCATCGGAGTGGATCTCCAGATCGGGTGCCTTGGGGCGGCGGTAGAAGTACAGCGGGAAGTCGTCGGGCGGGAAGATCTCGCAGAAGGTGACCGGGGTGGGGTACTGCTCGACGGGGGTGACGAAGCGGTCGTCCACCCCGAAGGCCCGCAGCTCCTGGTGGATGTAGTCGCCGAACGGATCCGCCCCGGTGCGGCTGATCACCGCGGAGCGGCGGCCGAAGCGGGCCGCGGAGACCGCGACATTGGTCGCCGAGCCGCCGAGAAACTTTCCGAACGATTCGACCTGCGGCAGTGGCACACCGGTCTGCAGCGGATACAGGTCCACTCCGATGCGGCCCATCGTGATCAGGTCGTACGGCTCACTCATGCCTGCCCCTTCGGGAAAGACGCAGCTCAGGGTCTGGTGCACAGAACTCCGGGAGGTCCCCGGCCCTTCAGGTCTAGACGTGTCCCCCAGCCACTGTCAAGGCTTTGTCCTTACATACTGACGTCATCATTCGGGCCACGGGGCACGTTATCGCGTCGTTACGTCCAGATGAAATGTTGTCATGACAAAGCCTTGACAGAGGACAGCCGCGGGGAGTTGGCTCCCGTTCTGCACGGCCGTGCCAACTCGACGGACCTGCCTTGAGAGGTGCTGGAACGGATGGACCTCAGACTCAATCGACACCGCAGAGCGGGCCTCGCCGCACTCGCCACCGCCGCCGCCCTCCTGGCCGCGGGCTGCAGCAGCCAGGGCGGCAAGAAGGCCCAGGAAGCCGACTCCGGCATCGCGGCCGGCAAGGCCGACACCCCCCGGCTGAGGATCGCGATGATCACTCACGCGGCCCCCGGCGACACCTTCTGGGACACCGTGCGCAAGGGCGCCAAGTCCGCGGCGGCCAAGGACAATGTCGACCTCGTCTACTCCAGCAACCCCAGCGGAGCCGACCAGGCCAACCTGATCCAGAACGCGATCAACCAGAAGGTCGACGGCATCGCCGTCACCCTTGCCAAGCCCGACGCCATGAAGGGCGCGATAGCCAAGGCGAAGAAGGCCGGGATCCCGGTCGTCGCCTTCAACGCCGGACTCGAGCAGTGGAAGAGCATGGGTCTGCTGGAGTACTTCGGCCAGGACGAGAACATCGCGGGCCAGGCATTCGGCAAACATCTCAACGAGATCGGCGCCAAGCACAACATCTGCGTGATCCAGGAACAGGGCCATGTCGCCCTCGAGGCCCGCTGCGCGGGCGTGAAGAAGACCTTCAAGGGCAAGACGGACACCCTCTACGTCAACGGCACCGACATGCCGTCCGTCAAGTCGACCATCGCCGCGAAGCTCAAGCAGGATTCGAGCATCGACTACGTCGTCACCCTGGGCGCCCCGTTCGCCCTGACCGCCGTCCAGTCCGCCAAGGACGCGGGCGGCAAGGCCAAGGTCGCCACCTTCGACCTCAACAAGGACCTGGTCTCCGCTGTCCAGAGCGGCGATGTCCAGTTCGCCGTCGACCAGCAGCCCTATCTCCAGGGCTATCTGTCCATCGACTCCCTGTGGCTCTTCAAGAACAACGGCAACTTCAGCGGCGGCGGGGAGAAGCCCGTGCTGACCGGGCCCGCGTTCGTCACCAAGGAGAACGTGGACACCATCGCCACGTTCGCCAAGAACGGAACGCGGTGACCCGGCCATGACCCATACCGCCACCCCGGCGGCCGCCACACCGCCCGCCTCCCCCGCGGCCCCGCCGAAGAGCCGTACCGCCGAGCGCTCGCTGGCCCGGCGGGCGCTGGCCCGGCCCGAGATCGGGGCACTGGTCGCGGCCATCGGCGTCTATCTCTTCTTCTTCGTCGCCGCCCCCACCTTCCGCCAGGCCGACTCCTTCGCCACCGTCCTCTACCAGGCGTCCACCATGGGGATCATGGCGCTCGCCGTCTCCCTGCTGATGATCGGCGGTGAGTTCGACCTGTCGGCCGGGGTCGCGGTCACCTCCTCGGCGCTGACCGCGAGCATGCTCAGCTTCCAGCTCACCGCCAATGTCTGGGTGGGCGTGATCGTCGCCCTGCTGGTCTCGCTCGCCGTGGGGCTGATCAACGGACTGCTGCTGATCAAGACCGGGCTGCCCAGCTTCCTGGTCACCCTCGCCAGCTTCCTGATGCTGCAGGGTGCCAACCTGGCCATCACCAAGCTGCT contains:
- a CDS encoding FUSC family protein, with translation MTWSHALKETARTGLAIERTRTEPLVAVRAACGVALVVGMALWLGSPTLAVSAAFGAFSAGIATFQRSWRPRPWLALAAATGLAVSTFLGYLAATHTLTFVLMLAVWTLMTGMSWAVGPVSGLVSTQMVAVMLITVTLPTSTLGALGHALLVGLGGVVQAALIVLFPVRPWGVQRDALADALAAVADYARKLRYEPVAHFDPKPLMEARSAAALTPRQARRRPRQLRGYRLLAERIRPVLASLADPVVGAPEEGPERDRVRELLAATGTVLDAVAHAIRHGTPVRVPSEAMSVLRMPEDGPKLSGAARRAALRLFSLVADVVEASDEPVEEVSPEGRTVHRFRPRPGITGAVAMALRAIRREARWSSPVLRHAVRLCAVDVSGYLLSTALPLGHSYWAPLTSTMVLRPDFAQTYSRGVARFLGTLAGVLVGGGVVALVHPGSYLSAGLAVVCVLAMYLLLRTGFIVTSACVSAYVVFLLSIAGEAWGQTVQARVALTLLGGVLAMVAYAVFPAWETPRLRDRLADWLAANGSFATAVFDAYARPADRRPRQVRDALLDARAARAAWEQSEAQAHREPVRHRGLSRRAARAAQTALSTMGRVVMLLEAHLPERDAAPSEGAGDFAEALRQAMPKAVEAVRERRPLNWEAVRRSLERWRQKAGDRPGVALRDAEQLVDALDDLAEALSRSGRQSRTPRGPSQGESP
- a CDS encoding CoA-acylating methylmalonate-semialdehyde dehydrogenase, with amino-acid sequence MKTVNHWIGGKTVEGATGAYGPVYNPATGAQDTQVALASVEEVDAAVAAAKEAFRSWGTVSLSKRTAILYKYRELLDANRDEIAELITAEHGKVHSDALGEVARGLEIVELACGIAEKLKGELSTQVSTGVDVSSIRQPLGVVAGITPFNFPAMVPMWMFPVAIACGNTFVLKPSEKDPSASRRLAELATEAGLPDGVLNVVHGDKVAVDRLLEHPDIAAVSFVGSTPIAKYIQSKAIEHGKRVQALGGAKNHMLVLPDADLDFAADNAINAAYGSAGERCMAVSVVVAVGDIGDDLVKKIADRAAKLRIGPGNDPASEMGPLITKEHRDKVAGYVHGAAAQGAEVVVDGTGYTVEGHPECADGFFIGVSLLDKVPPTADAYRDEIFGPVLCVVRAETYDEAIELINSSNWGNGTAIFTRDGGAARRFQLEVEAGMVGVNVPIPVPVGYHSFGGWKDSLFGDHHIYGNDGVHFYTRGKVVTTRWPEPSEEVGINLGFPKNH
- the iolD gene encoding 3D-(3,5/4)-trihydroxycyclohexane-1,2-dione acylhydrolase (decyclizing), yielding MTASAVRRLTVAQALVEFLAHQYTERDGRRQRLINATWGIFGHGNVAGLGQALLESGPDTMPYLQGRNEQAMVHAAVGYARQNNRLAAQAVTTSIGPGATNLVTGAALATVNRLPVLLLPGDIFATRPADPVLQQLEVPYAGDISVNDALRPVSRYFDRVMRPEALIPAALQAMRVLADPAETGAVTLALPQDVQAEAFDWPEEFFADRVWHVRRPAPEAAEVAAAARTIRAARRPLIVAGGGIHHSEAEDALRALVDATGIPVASTQAGKGSLRYDHPADIGGIGHTGTAVADDLARTADLVIGVGTRYSDFTTASATLFADPAVRFLNLNITPFDAHKLGATTVVADARAALEALTAELAGHRVEETYEAEYRTGKAAWERRVDAAYAAGDEGARPSQTQVLGALDAVVGDEDVVINAAGSLPGDLHKLWRARSPRQYHLEYGYSCMGYEIPGAIGVRLAAPATPVWALVGDGTYLMMPTEIVTAVQEGININVVLFQNHGYASIGGLSETTGAERFGTAYRYRAPDGQYTGDPLPVDLAANAASLGMDVLRAESVGELREALAAARASDRPTCVYVETETADTVSGAPEAQAWWDVPVAQTATRPAAVKAREDYDRQAAARRRHL
- the iolB gene encoding 5-deoxy-glucuronate isomerase is translated as MTTTDPFPGFHVQAGKAADGPYVVDITPERAGWGYSSLRVLELPPGGSHSLATGDSEWIVLPLSGGCTVIAEGEAFELHGRESVFSGVSDFVYLPRDSHAQIASGAGGRFALTGARCERRLPARYGPASAVPVELRGSGNCSRQVNNFAAAAPAGGGKSGGSFECDKLIAVEVLTPGGNWSSYPPHKHDQCRPGEESELEEIYYFEIAEAHGNEGIGYQRVSPSGHGRGTDVLAEVRSGDTVLIPDGWHGPSIAAPGHDMYYLNVMAGPEEERAWLICDHPDHAWIRSTWPDQPVDPRLPLYQAPDQAPDSAPAGDPR